A part of Streptomyces sp. NBC_00557 genomic DNA contains:
- a CDS encoding organic hydroperoxide resistance protein — translation MDALYTAVATATHGRDGRAVSSDGRIDLKLAPPVELGGNGEGTNPEQLFAAGYAACFGSALGLVGRQAKVDVSDAAVTAEVGIGKQGEGFGLKVTLRIELPDTVDQETGRKLVETAHQVCPYSNATRGNIDVDLVIE, via the coding sequence ATGGACGCGCTCTACACCGCAGTCGCCACCGCCACCCACGGCCGGGACGGTCGTGCCGTCTCCTCCGACGGCAGGATCGACCTCAAGCTGGCCCCGCCGGTGGAGCTGGGCGGCAACGGCGAGGGCACCAATCCCGAGCAGCTCTTCGCCGCCGGGTACGCCGCCTGCTTCGGCAGCGCCCTGGGCCTGGTCGGCCGGCAGGCCAAGGTCGACGTCAGCGACGCGGCCGTGACCGCCGAGGTCGGCATCGGCAAGCAGGGCGAGGGCTTCGGGCTGAAGGTGACGCTGCGCATCGAGCTGCCCGACACCGTGGACCAGGAGACCGGCCGCAAGCTGGTCGAGACCGCCCACCAGGTCTGCCCCTACTCCAACGCCACCCGCGGCAACATCGACGTCGACCTCGTCATCGAGTAG